CCCTCTCGGGCAAGACCCTTCTGACCTGGGGCGGTGCGCTGGTGGTGGCCATCATCTTTGTCAGCATAGTCCTGGCCTGGGTGATCTCGACCCTGCTCAAGGACTACAAGATGGCCCACTTGGAACGAACAAACAGGAAGATGCAGACGGAGATCCAGAAGCTACAGGAACGAGTCAAGTCACTCCACTCCAGACTCGGTGAGCTGGAGAAGGCGGATAATGACCTCCGGTTGCTCGTGAATCTCCCGCCCATCGATACGGATGTCCGCAACGTCGGGGTTGGGGGAAACGAGAGTTCTGTCTTCGACGATTTGGACCCGACCCAAGGGCCGGGGGTCGACAACCTGAGTGCTTACCTTGACGAGCTGGAGCGCAGGATCCAGCTCGCCTTCGAGAGCCGTGCCGAAATCGAGGAGAAATTCCGCGAGAACCAGGAGCTGCTGAGGCATATTCCCTCGATTCGGCCGGTCGTGGGTGGACGGATTGCCGCAGGCTATGGCTACCGGCTGGATCCCCTCATCGGCAAGATCCGCCACCACGATGGGGTGGACTTGGCGGCGCCTCAAGGAACACAAGTGTTCGCAGCCGCCGATGGGGTGGTCGAAAGCGTAGCGGCCCGCTCCTCCCTCAGCCCAGGCTACGGCCGCGAGGTCATTATCAATCACGGCTTCGGATTCAAGACGCGCTACGCGCACCTGTCGCGCGTGCTGGTACAGCCCGG
This region of candidate division KSB1 bacterium genomic DNA includes:
- a CDS encoding M23 family metallopeptidase — encoded protein: MREEHIKLILYSVRDSDFRELSLSGKTLLTWGGALVVAIIFVSIVLAWVISTLLKDYKMAHLERTNRKMQTEIQKLQERVKSLHSRLGELEKADNDLRLLVNLPPIDTDVRNVGVGGNESSVFDDLDPTQGPGVDNLSAYLDELERRIQLAFESRAEIEEKFRENQELLRHIPSIRPVVGGRIAAGYGYRLDPLIGKIRHHDGVDLAAPQGTQVFAAADGVVESVAARSSLSPGYGREVIINHGFGFKTRYAHLSRVLVQPGQKVSRWDVIGLVGQTGRATGPHLHYEVLVNGLPVNPLDYILD